A genome region from Christensenella minuta includes the following:
- the mutY gene encoding A/G-specific adenine glycosylase, whose translation MLQGAEQTGVLSAITGPLLRWYGKNARILPWRDTPTPYRVWISEIMLQQTRVTAVMPYYERFLCALPSPDALASVPDGELLKLWEGLGYYNRARNLKKAAQIIVKEFGGDLPASFGDLLSLPGIGSYTAGAIASIAFGVPVPAVDGNVLRVISRVLASRSDIADARTKKSMEAALAAIMPRDCAGDFNQALMELGATVCLPNGEPLCKNCPLLPLCRANAENLTGEIPVKAAKKKRRIEARTIFILLSGERVALRKRDKTGLLADLWEFPNVGGALSPVEAEEYLRQNGLRTWKITPVAPAKHIFTHIEWHMTGYLAEAASPAAGFIWCTGEDLAQSHALPSAFRVYTKIAMHELAHGFAPRAGR comes from the coding sequence ATGCTGCAAGGCGCTGAACAAACGGGCGTTCTGTCCGCGATCACCGGGCCTTTGCTCCGGTGGTACGGTAAAAACGCACGTATCCTCCCGTGGAGGGATACCCCCACCCCATACCGCGTATGGATTTCTGAAATTATGCTCCAGCAAACGCGCGTTACTGCGGTCATGCCGTATTACGAGCGCTTTTTGTGTGCGCTTCCTTCCCCCGACGCGCTTGCGTCGGTACCGGACGGCGAGCTTTTAAAGCTCTGGGAAGGCCTTGGATACTATAACCGTGCGCGCAACCTGAAAAAAGCCGCACAAATCATTGTAAAAGAGTTCGGCGGAGACCTTCCCGCCTCTTTTGGGGACCTGCTTTCTCTGCCCGGTATCGGTAGCTACACCGCAGGCGCAATCGCTTCCATCGCTTTTGGCGTTCCCGTCCCCGCAGTGGACGGCAATGTGCTGCGCGTCATTTCCCGCGTACTTGCCAGCCGTTCCGATATCGCGGATGCAAGGACAAAGAAAAGCATGGAAGCAGCTCTTGCCGCAATTATGCCGCGCGACTGCGCGGGCGACTTCAACCAGGCGTTGATGGAGCTCGGCGCAACGGTGTGCCTGCCAAATGGGGAACCGCTGTGTAAAAACTGCCCGCTTTTACCGTTATGCAGGGCAAACGCGGAAAACCTGACCGGCGAAATTCCCGTCAAGGCGGCAAAAAAGAAACGGCGGATCGAAGCGCGCACCATATTTATCCTTTTAAGCGGGGAACGCGTCGCCCTCAGAAAGCGGGATAAAACCGGATTGCTCGCGGACTTGTGGGAGTTCCCTAATGTAGGCGGCGCGCTTTCTCCCGTTGAGGCAGAGGAATATCTTCGGCAAAACGGCCTTAGAACATGGAAAATAACGCCGGTCGCGCCCGCCAAACATATCTTCACGCATATCGAATGGCATATGACGGGTTATCTGGCGGAAGCCGCCTCCCCCGCCGCGGGCTTCATATGGTGTACCGGAGAGGACCTGGCACAGTCGCACGCCCTCCCCTCGGCCTTTCGCGTCTATACTAAAATCGCAATGCACGAACTTGCGCACGGTTTTGCTCCCCGGGCCGGACGCTGA
- a CDS encoding sugar phosphate isomerase/epimerase family protein yields MKNKTGIFYGFWARDFDVDYVALTKKVAELGFEAIELVTESVRKMTPQERETLRKVGEERGIEFVLASDPPAEYDISSPDAATRTAAIEYLKKYFDIAAELRVKTACGIVNGIWNSKIIDSKEEHTARSIESMRILAPYAENLGVEICLEIVNRYEHFMLNTGAEAAVYLDAVGSRNVKMQFDTFHMNIEEDSFVQAILNAGGRIGYMHLGENNRRPPGRGFLPWKEIFGALKKIGYQGKLTLEPLVQRGGEIGNACSIWRDVMPGTDFDEEARRSLAFVRQTWDQA; encoded by the coding sequence ATGAAAAATAAAACAGGAATTTTTTATGGGTTTTGGGCTCGCGATTTTGATGTGGATTATGTGGCGCTTACAAAAAAAGTTGCGGAGCTTGGCTTTGAAGCAATAGAGCTTGTTACGGAATCTGTGCGGAAAATGACTCCGCAGGAACGTGAAACCTTGAGAAAAGTAGGGGAAGAACGGGGAATCGAGTTTGTACTTGCATCCGATCCGCCTGCGGAATACGATATATCTTCGCCGGATGCAGCAACACGGACAGCGGCAATAGAGTATCTTAAAAAATATTTTGATATTGCCGCTGAACTTAGAGTAAAAACAGCGTGTGGAATTGTCAATGGCATATGGAACTCAAAAATTATCGACAGCAAGGAAGAACATACCGCACGCTCTATCGAGAGCATGAGAATTCTGGCGCCGTATGCAGAAAATCTTGGTGTGGAAATATGTCTTGAGATCGTGAACCGTTATGAGCACTTTATGCTTAATACGGGAGCGGAAGCGGCGGTATACCTGGATGCTGTCGGCAGCCGAAATGTTAAAATGCAGTTTGACACTTTCCATATGAATATAGAAGAAGATAGCTTTGTACAGGCGATTCTTAACGCAGGCGGACGGATTGGATACATGCATCTCGGAGAAAACAACCGCCGTCCGCCGGGACGGGGATTCCTGCCGTGGAAAGAAATCTTTGGAGCGCTGAAAAAGATCGGTTATCAGGGAAAACTAACGCTTGAACCACTTGTGCAGCGTGGTGGAGAGATTGGCAATGCCTGTTCCATTTGGCGTGATGTTATGCCGGGTACGGATTTTGACGAAGAAGCGCGGCGTTCGCTTGCTTTTGTACGGCAAACATGGGATCAAGCGTAA
- a CDS encoding redox-sensing transcriptional repressor Rex: MSGQYRDYPKHLIRKLPRYYRYLNEQKQLGREYISSNELALLMGISPSQVRQDFNRFLYNGYHGVGYNVSAILEQITELLDLKTKKNTIIIGAGNLGQSLSNYDELKNCGFEIKAFFDINPKLTGAVINGIKVFDMDKIGEYIEAENIVAAILALPTEGTSEIARKISEYGVTMFLNFNPVFFEFERDVFIENVHIDDNLMMLSYKGAGERNDEK, from the coding sequence ATGTCGGGGCAATATAGGGATTATCCGAAGCATCTAATCAGGAAACTCCCGAGATATTATCGTTATTTAAATGAGCAAAAGCAGCTTGGCAGAGAATATATTTCATCGAATGAATTGGCCTTATTGATGGGGATATCGCCCTCGCAGGTGCGGCAGGACTTCAACCGCTTTTTATATAATGGATATCATGGCGTGGGGTATAATGTGTCAGCAATTCTGGAACAGATTACAGAATTGCTCGACTTGAAAACAAAGAAGAACACGATTATTATTGGTGCAGGAAATTTAGGGCAGTCGCTCAGTAATTATGATGAGCTTAAAAACTGCGGGTTTGAAATTAAAGCTTTTTTTGATATCAATCCTAAGTTGACTGGCGCAGTAATCAATGGGATCAAAGTTTTTGATATGGATAAGATTGGAGAATATATCGAAGCGGAAAATATCGTCGCGGCAATTTTAGCTCTGCCCACAGAAGGAACGAGCGAGATTGCGCGGAAGATCAGTGAATATGGGGTAACGATGTTTCTGAATTTCAATCCGGTCTTTTTTGAATTTGAAAGAGATGTTTTTATTGAAAATGTGCATATTGACGATAATCTGATGATGCTTTCCTATAAAGGAGCAGGAGAGCGGAACGATGAAAAATAA
- a CDS encoding ABC transporter permease — protein MSKGSQSKTLNSIKNWYATSKQEAGLYIALVVLIVFLSIASPAFLNAENILNIIRQVSIVGIIAIGGFMVILTGGMDISVGYVAALTGIVVAKLTIDMDVPMPLSITAGMCVGLLAGLLNGTLSTYLNLPSFIVTLGTMQICQGAGYVITQATPISNFPESFVELGRGYWGQIPIPVIILAGLYIFMSLFMKYSKFGTYCYALGGNKESARLSGIRVNRIQVLVYILGGLFSSLGGLIVAARTNAGSAQVGGTYLFDVFTACVLGGTALSGGIGRLPGVVVGCIFVGILNNGLVQLNVDSFYQMMVQGIVLVIAVVLQSLLTREKRIKRQ, from the coding sequence ATGAGTAAGGGGAGTCAATCCAAAACATTAAACTCAATTAAAAATTGGTACGCAACGTCTAAGCAAGAGGCAGGATTGTATATTGCCTTGGTGGTGTTGATCGTATTTCTTTCGATCGCATCTCCAGCGTTTCTTAATGCGGAAAATATACTCAATATCATACGCCAAGTATCTATTGTAGGAATTATTGCCATTGGCGGTTTTATGGTCATACTGACCGGGGGAATGGATATCTCTGTCGGATATGTTGCAGCGCTTACCGGAATCGTGGTAGCGAAGCTAACCATTGACATGGACGTACCGATGCCGCTCTCTATCACGGCCGGGATGTGTGTTGGACTATTAGCGGGGCTTTTAAACGGAACTCTTTCGACCTATCTGAACCTTCCGTCGTTCATCGTGACGCTCGGTACAATGCAGATCTGCCAAGGAGCCGGTTATGTGATTACGCAGGCAACACCAATCTCTAATTTTCCGGAAAGCTTTGTAGAACTTGGCAGAGGATATTGGGGACAAATTCCAATTCCTGTAATAATTTTAGCCGGCCTTTACATTTTCATGTCACTGTTTATGAAGTATTCAAAATTTGGTACTTACTGTTATGCTCTTGGCGGCAACAAAGAGTCGGCACGTCTTTCCGGGATACGCGTCAATAGGATCCAGGTTCTTGTATATATACTGGGAGGATTATTTTCTTCCTTGGGAGGCCTGATCGTTGCTGCGCGTACAAATGCGGGATCTGCACAAGTGGGCGGCACTTACCTGTTTGACGTATTTACTGCCTGCGTACTTGGAGGGACGGCGCTTTCGGGAGGCATTGGGCGCCTGCCGGGCGTAGTCGTGGGCTGTATCTTTGTAGGAATTTTGAATAACGGACTTGTACAACTTAATGTAGATTCTTTCTATCAAATGATGGTGCAGGGAATTGTGCTTGTAATTGCGGTAGTACTGCAATCGTTGCTGACGCGTGAAAAACGCATAAAAAGGCAGTAA
- a CDS encoding sugar ABC transporter ATP-binding protein — protein sequence MGTILSVKNISKSFPGVKALDDVSLDVKRGEIHALLGENGAGKSTFIKIVSGVFRADEGEIFMEDQKVDIKSPADAVEAGISVVHQELNIVPWLDVATNFMLGQERTKNFLNVIDKKYSVQKAKESLERLGFDIDVTKKMQMLSFAEQQMVEIAKVISTNPKVVILDEPTAALAQQERINLYQVVNTLKERGVGIIYITHIFEEVFSLADRVSVLRDGQYIGTEERENLDEKMLIKMVVGREVKSIPRKSIATDEVILEVRNLNVEGKLHDINFNLKRGEILGFAGLAGAGRSEIIRAVFGADRKDSGEVWIEGRQVEINSPYDAYQAGIALVPEERKSEGLMMEMTMEYNNACASLSKMTNKAGMISYKRVKKRAHEAVKKFEISPPDVMRKAKLFSGGNQQKIVVSKCVNADPKILLVDEPTRGVDVGAKEEIHAILDEMVKEGKSIIVVSSELLEVLKLSDRVLVVRDGRIVAELTKEEAGQEVIMQYAMGGSSYE from the coding sequence ATGGGAACGATATTGAGCGTTAAAAATATCAGCAAATCATTTCCCGGCGTAAAAGCTCTTGACGATGTATCCCTAGATGTAAAACGCGGGGAGATACATGCTCTTTTAGGAGAGAACGGTGCGGGCAAATCGACATTTATAAAGATTGTTTCAGGTGTATTCCGTGCGGATGAAGGCGAAATATTCATGGAGGATCAAAAAGTTGATATTAAAAGCCCGGCCGATGCGGTAGAAGCGGGGATCAGCGTCGTACATCAGGAGTTGAATATCGTACCGTGGCTGGATGTCGCGACAAATTTTATGCTAGGACAAGAGCGGACAAAAAATTTTTTAAATGTAATTGATAAAAAATATTCCGTGCAAAAAGCGAAGGAGAGCCTTGAGCGTCTTGGATTCGATATTGATGTTACAAAAAAAATGCAGATGCTGTCCTTCGCGGAACAACAAATGGTAGAAATTGCGAAGGTCATAAGTACGAATCCTAAGGTCGTAATCTTGGATGAACCAACGGCAGCACTTGCGCAGCAGGAGCGGATAAACCTGTATCAGGTTGTAAATACGCTGAAGGAACGGGGAGTGGGAATCATTTATATTACACATATCTTCGAGGAGGTATTCAGTTTGGCAGACCGGGTATCGGTTTTGCGCGATGGACAATATATTGGTACGGAGGAACGGGAAAACCTCGATGAAAAAATGCTGATTAAAATGGTGGTTGGCCGTGAAGTGAAAAGCATACCAAGAAAATCAATCGCAACGGATGAAGTGATTTTAGAAGTCAGGAATTTAAATGTGGAGGGAAAGCTGCATGACATCAATTTTAATCTGAAACGTGGTGAAATTTTAGGTTTTGCAGGCTTGGCAGGGGCAGGAAGGAGCGAAATCATACGAGCTGTATTTGGAGCAGATCGAAAAGACTCCGGAGAAGTATGGATCGAAGGGAGACAGGTAGAAATCAATTCGCCTTATGACGCCTATCAGGCAGGCATCGCACTTGTGCCGGAGGAACGAAAGTCCGAAGGATTGATGATGGAAATGACGATGGAATATAACAATGCGTGCGCGAGCTTATCTAAAATGACAAATAAAGCTGGTATGATTTCCTACAAAAGAGTAAAAAAAAGAGCACATGAAGCGGTCAAAAAATTTGAGATCAGTCCGCCGGATGTCATGCGAAAGGCAAAATTGTTTAGCGGCGGCAATCAACAGAAAATCGTTGTGAGCAAATGTGTGAACGCTGATCCTAAGATATTATTGGTCGACGAGCCGACGCGGGGTGTGGACGTAGGAGCAAAAGAAGAAATCCATGCAATCTTGGATGAAATGGTAAAAGAAGGAAAAAGCATCATTGTAGTTTCTTCAGAATTACTGGAAGTTCTGAAATTGAGCGACCGTGTACTTGTCGTGCGCGATGGGCGAATTGTTGCAGAACTTACCAAGGAAGAGGCGGGACAAGAGGTCATTATGCAATATGCGATGGGGGGAAGCAGCTATGAGTAA
- a CDS encoding sugar ABC transporter substrate-binding protein, protein MKKMKRLAFVVVMVMLASILFACAPAEAPQDGNTPEDAAQGSVAVEAEDTNGDGIIKIGVPVFNLGHTYWVSWVDEIEKLAGEKGFEVISADSKFDAAKQVNLMEDMIAQGCDAIILCPVDPGGVGVVIKEAEAAGVRVILSDLDVVDGDGNHVASGLVGIETYETGKLEGKWAADYAKEHFDGKANVAVLSYPAEQPCLDAENGFLEGLKAELGEENVKAVIMNGQAETEKGMTVTENILSANDDINMLWGANVECTLGGVAAMESRGMTQEDAVACAFYTNPDVMNLIQADESMFKVTMHLPPRIMADTAVDMALKAVKGEEFEYEIKVPFELCDKTTVGSLMEE, encoded by the coding sequence ATGAAGAAGATGAAGAGGTTGGCGTTTGTTGTAGTTATGGTTATGCTGGCGAGTATTCTGTTTGCGTGCGCGCCTGCAGAAGCCCCGCAGGACGGCAATACACCTGAGGACGCTGCACAAGGAAGTGTTGCCGTAGAAGCAGAGGATACGAATGGAGACGGAATAATCAAAATTGGCGTTCCGGTTTTCAATCTTGGACACACATATTGGGTATCCTGGGTTGACGAGATTGAGAAATTAGCCGGGGAAAAAGGCTTTGAGGTAATTTCTGCGGATAGTAAATTCGATGCCGCAAAACAAGTGAACCTTATGGAAGATATGATCGCCCAAGGATGCGACGCGATTATCCTTTGTCCGGTAGATCCGGGTGGAGTAGGCGTTGTCATTAAAGAAGCGGAAGCTGCGGGCGTGCGTGTAATCCTGAGCGACCTTGATGTCGTTGATGGTGATGGAAATCATGTCGCGTCCGGGCTTGTAGGAATTGAGACCTACGAAACGGGTAAATTGGAAGGGAAATGGGCGGCTGATTATGCAAAAGAACATTTTGACGGAAAAGCAAACGTCGCTGTGCTCTCTTACCCAGCAGAACAACCTTGCCTTGATGCAGAAAATGGCTTTCTCGAAGGATTGAAAGCGGAGCTTGGGGAAGAAAACGTGAAAGCAGTCATCATGAATGGCCAGGCAGAAACTGAAAAAGGTATGACTGTAACAGAAAATATCCTATCCGCAAATGACGACATTAATATGCTTTGGGGCGCGAACGTCGAGTGCACCCTTGGGGGAGTAGCCGCGATGGAATCACGTGGAATGACGCAGGAGGATGCGGTGGCCTGCGCGTTCTATACGAATCCGGACGTTATGAATCTGATTCAAGCAGATGAATCAATGTTCAAGGTCACCATGCATCTGCCGCCGCGTATTATGGCGGATACAGCGGTTGATATGGCGCTCAAAGCGGTTAAAGGAGAAGAATTTGAATATGAAATTAAAGTGCCTTTTGAACTGTGTGATAAAACGACGGTAGGAAGCTTGATGGAAGAATAG
- a CDS encoding rhamnulokinase: MMAIKRVLALDYGASSMRSIEGAFNGERIECRELLRCRNELVRVKDNLYWDIGKMHRFSVEAIGCAETVDSVGIDTWGADFGMLDEEGKLLFLPRTYRDPQVQEFAEEVFSVVSGYELFESNGTIIEDICPLVHLCYWKKYAKDWFEKTRMIQFMANLICYLLTGEVTFDNTLASPSGMYSIVRDDWNMEIMRRLALPDVLPQTTERNDILGMTGIPEGGKKIPVMRICGHDTSSALMAVPAHHTEGILYVSTGSWVMTGCFLREPVITREVFEAGISNENGFDGEINFLKYCNGLFIVQECAREWETEGWKMDYGFLENGAKESEYGGYIDPDSPEFTKPGRMCHKIFDYLEHAGQPKPNGKAEIYAAVLNGIALSTAKTVRNITHILSRKFECIYVLGGGARSTYLCNEIKKQTRLKVYAGPVEATAIGNICTQLIRQKELLNRSEAASLLHNSTEIIEF, encoded by the coding sequence ATGATGGCAATAAAAAGGGTGCTGGCGCTTGATTATGGTGCCAGTAGTATGCGGAGTATCGAAGGAGCTTTTAATGGAGAGCGGATTGAATGTCGGGAATTACTGCGCTGCAGGAATGAGCTGGTGCGGGTAAAGGACAATCTCTATTGGGATATCGGAAAGATGCACCGGTTCTCGGTGGAAGCAATTGGATGTGCGGAAACTGTGGATTCGGTAGGGATTGATACCTGGGGAGCGGATTTTGGAATGCTGGACGAAGAGGGAAAACTTTTGTTTTTACCTCGAACCTACCGTGATCCACAGGTTCAGGAATTTGCAGAAGAGGTCTTTTCGGTTGTCTCGGGATATGAACTCTTTGAAAGTAACGGAACAATAATAGAAGATATTTGTCCGCTTGTTCACCTGTGTTATTGGAAAAAATATGCGAAAGATTGGTTTGAGAAGACGAGAATGATTCAATTCATGGCAAACCTTATCTGTTATTTGCTCACGGGGGAAGTAACCTTTGATAATACTTTAGCCAGCCCATCCGGAATGTATAGTATTGTGCGCGACGACTGGAACATGGAGATCATGAGACGGCTTGCACTCCCTGATGTATTGCCGCAGACAACGGAACGAAACGACATTTTAGGCATGACCGGGATTCCTGAGGGCGGGAAAAAAATTCCGGTAATGCGGATTTGCGGGCACGATACATCTTCTGCCCTTATGGCGGTACCCGCGCATCATACGGAAGGAATCCTCTACGTAAGCACGGGGAGCTGGGTGATGACAGGATGCTTTTTGCGGGAGCCTGTCATTACCAGAGAGGTCTTTGAGGCGGGCATCAGCAATGAGAATGGTTTTGATGGCGAGATTAATTTTCTCAAGTATTGCAATGGATTGTTTATTGTGCAGGAGTGTGCGCGCGAGTGGGAAACAGAAGGATGGAAAATGGATTACGGTTTCTTGGAAAATGGGGCAAAGGAATCCGAATATGGAGGATATATTGACCCTGATAGCCCTGAGTTTACCAAACCGGGAAGGATGTGTCACAAGATTTTCGACTACCTTGAACACGCGGGGCAACCAAAACCAAATGGAAAAGCTGAAATTTATGCAGCGGTGCTGAACGGGATCGCCTTAAGTACTGCGAAGACAGTAAGAAATATTACCCATATCCTTAGCAGGAAGTTCGAGTGTATCTATGTACTGGGCGGAGGCGCGCGAAGCACCTATCTTTGTAACGAGATCAAGAAACAAACGAGGCTCAAGGTATACGCAGGACCCGTGGAAGCAACGGCCATAGGTAATATTTGTACACAGTTGATTCGGCAAAAAGAACTTTTAAACAGATCGGAAGCGGCAAGCCTGCTGCATAATTCGACAGAAATTATTGAATTTTAA
- a CDS encoding class II aldolase/adducin family protein, which produces MINTGRLMFDRQLTDAGGGNISVRHNGLIYVTPMMAGEKLRWQLQPDDLIALDENTLEVVENDPTMMTRESMMHLGIYEAIPGVGAVLHAHPRYCLVYAAAKKRLDVYTENFEYFAGGPMECVKEVAGTSPELAKEVISYFYNRRNEIPERAVGALIPNHGIVIAAKDLDEAFTLLDNAEVNAMVGLFQKLL; this is translated from the coding sequence ATGATTAATACAGGACGGTTGATGTTTGATAGGCAGCTTACAGATGCAGGCGGCGGAAACATCAGTGTGAGGCATAACGGGCTTATTTACGTCACACCGATGATGGCGGGAGAGAAATTACGGTGGCAGCTTCAACCGGACGACCTGATCGCGCTTGACGAAAATACTCTGGAGGTCGTAGAAAACGATCCGACTATGATGACGCGTGAGAGCATGATGCATCTTGGTATTTATGAGGCGATCCCCGGGGTTGGCGCGGTGCTTCATGCCCATCCAAGATATTGCCTCGTTTATGCAGCTGCGAAGAAAAGGCTGGATGTTTATACGGAAAATTTTGAATATTTTGCAGGCGGACCGATGGAATGTGTCAAAGAAGTTGCAGGCACATCGCCTGAACTCGCAAAAGAAGTGATTTCCTATTTTTATAATCGGCGGAATGAAATTCCAGAACGGGCGGTAGGAGCACTTATCCCAAATCATGGTATTGTAATTGCGGCTAAAGACCTCGATGAAGCATTTACACTCCTTGACAATGCGGAAGTCAATGCAATGGTTGGCCTGTTTCAGAAGCTTTTGTGA
- a CDS encoding BMC domain-containing protein, with translation MKNSGTAVGIVEFLGIAEGIKSLDYAVKNSDIHLLRAGMICPGGYLLVFGGRYADVYSAVRMLRAKYFPGLQNSLMIGNLSSGILESPSIGESTDALGIIETRDAASAVYAADEAVKTSGVWVRELRLANGIGGKGVVILCGGIAEIIAATEKASLLCRKRNRLVASTVVTNPHEQTCKTLFET, from the coding sequence ATGAAAAATTCTGGGACCGCTGTAGGAATTGTAGAATTTCTAGGGATCGCTGAAGGAATCAAAAGCCTCGACTATGCGGTTAAGAATAGTGATATTCATTTACTGCGGGCTGGTATGATATGTCCAGGCGGATACCTGCTGGTTTTTGGCGGAAGATATGCGGATGTATATAGCGCGGTCCGTATGTTGCGCGCAAAATATTTTCCGGGATTACAAAATTCATTAATGATAGGGAATCTGAGCAGCGGCATACTGGAGTCCCCATCGATAGGAGAAAGTACCGATGCGCTTGGAATCATAGAGACACGCGATGCAGCAAGTGCAGTCTATGCTGCAGACGAAGCGGTAAAAACATCCGGCGTATGGGTACGGGAATTACGCTTGGCAAATGGGATCGGCGGCAAAGGAGTAGTGATTCTTTGCGGCGGGATTGCGGAGATTATAGCTGCAACTGAGAAAGCATCCTTGCTGTGCCGGAAGAGGAATAGGCTTGTGGCGAGTACGGTTGTAACGAATCCGCATGAACAGACATGTAAAACATTATTTGAGACTTGA
- a CDS encoding EutN/CcmL family microcompartment protein — MQLGKIVQYVVATKKNEKLTGCKLLVVQMIENGQLVQRYAVATDSVGAGEGEVVLVVFGSAARIGTGRENAPIDAAIVGIIDEPESVLGDAP, encoded by the coding sequence ATGCAGCTTGGCAAAATCGTTCAATATGTTGTAGCAACAAAGAAAAATGAAAAGCTAACGGGCTGCAAACTGCTGGTCGTACAGATGATTGAAAATGGACAGCTTGTCCAGCGTTATGCGGTGGCGACCGACAGTGTAGGCGCAGGGGAGGGCGAGGTCGTCCTTGTCGTGTTCGGAAGTGCTGCGCGTATCGGAACAGGGCGGGAAAATGCCCCAATAGACGCGGCAATCGTGGGTATTATTGATGAGCCGGAATCCGTATTGGGAGATGCACCATGA
- a CDS encoding BMC domain-containing protein, with protein MIKEALGIIETRGLTALVEAADAMVKAANVELIGVDKIGSGYVSVMVRGDVGAVKAATEAGAEAIGTLGELIAVHVIPRPHGDVEKILPTIK; from the coding sequence ATGATTAAAGAAGCACTGGGAATTATTGAAACCAGAGGTCTTACAGCCCTGGTCGAGGCAGCGGACGCGATGGTAAAAGCAGCAAATGTAGAACTTATTGGTGTGGATAAGATAGGATCAGGCTATGTATCTGTGATGGTGCGCGGTGACGTGGGAGCCGTAAAAGCAGCTACGGAAGCCGGAGCGGAAGCGATTGGAACGCTTGGCGAGCTTATTGCTGTGCATGTAATCCCGCGTCCTCATGGCGATGTGGAAAAGATACTCCCTACAATAAAATAA
- a CDS encoding BMC domain-containing protein codes for MRKEREEMAREALGMVETRGLTALVEVADAMAKAANVKLAGMEKIGSGYVTVMVTGDVGAVKAAVEAGSEAVNGLGELVAAHIIPSPHADVEKILPGTQKAEIKVEEIG; via the coding sequence ATGAGAAAGGAAAGAGAAGAAATGGCAAGAGAAGCGTTAGGAATGGTGGAGACGCGGGGGCTTACGGCGCTTGTTGAGGTTGCAGATGCAATGGCGAAAGCGGCGAATGTAAAACTTGCGGGAATGGAAAAAATAGGATCGGGCTATGTAACTGTAATGGTAACGGGAGATGTAGGTGCAGTGAAAGCAGCGGTAGAAGCGGGTTCGGAAGCCGTAAACGGACTGGGTGAACTTGTTGCCGCACATATTATCCCCAGTCCACATGCGGATGTGGAGAAAATATTGCCTGGAACACAAAAAGCAGAAATAAAAGTGGAAGAAATTGGATAA
- a CDS encoding BMC domain-containing protein — protein MAKKKETIGTGKARTSAAGQKKMPRVQKKDALGIVECRGITAAIEAADSMVKTANVEVIGSQKIGNALIYTAVIGEVDAVREAVKAGSETAQRLGELYAAHVMTRPDDTIFEIIEIISR, from the coding sequence ATGGCGAAGAAAAAGGAAACCATCGGCACCGGAAAAGCGAGAACATCAGCAGCTGGACAGAAAAAAATGCCAAGAGTACAGAAAAAAGACGCGCTTGGGATTGTAGAATGCCGTGGAATTACGGCAGCGATTGAAGCAGCTGACAGCATGGTTAAAACGGCGAATGTTGAAGTGATTGGCAGCCAAAAGATTGGCAACGCCCTGATTTACACAGCTGTTATAGGCGAGGTGGATGCTGTAAGAGAGGCGGTAAAAGCCGGAAGTGAAACGGCCCAAAGGCTGGGTGAACTCTATGCAGCGCATGTGATGACCAGGCCGGATGACACAATATTTGAGATTATAGAAATAATTTCTAGATGA